The genomic interval TCTGATGGGACTCCTCCCCCATCCTCACCGGATCCAGTACCTAACTGGCTATCGCTATTAGAAGAGGTCGTAAGGTCTGGTAAAGGCCAAGGCTTGCCATTGACCGTCAATTTGGGGCAATACATGGAGACATAATATCGGAAATATGCCTACACATCGAGTCAGTTGGCCATCATCTAGGAATATAATGAGATAAGGGACGCTCACGTTATAGTCCCAACCTTCCCTTGAGGGATCACTTCCACCGTAGTCGTTCTTCCAGCTGTCGTggaagaaatccaaagaGCAAACAAGGAGATTATTGAACATATTTCTCGGTGGCTTATAGTTCTTGAAGAATGGAAGGGCTTGTGGGATCGTGAAGTTTGCAAAATAGCCGCCTGCACTCTGTGCAGCTACCGCGGCCTGCGCATATTGGAGAGGATCAATCCCAAACTGACTTAGTTTGTCGAAGCCGGGAACGGATTGGAATGCTTGGGCCGCATAGTTCCCCATACCCGTGTTCTTGAGGTAAGTGTAGCAGGTGCCGTTGTTGTCGCAGGTCCGGTTCGAAAggtcggcgtcgaggttCGCATCGTTATTAGCAGTGCCGTCGATCGGATAGCTATTCTTCACGATGTACACTTGCTCTTCTCGCCAGATCCACGCGATAGCACCACTAAGCAGGGTACCTTGTAAAGATTGTCCGAAGTTCACATGCAAGCCCGGCTGGAACTCATTGGCAAAGTGGCCGCCTTTGAGAACGTAAGGTCCGCTGTTCACGTGGTCGCTGTATGAATATCCGACTTGGGTTTCATCCACGGGTTGCTCGAGAATCACTTTTCCGAAGTCCCGGATCTCTTTAACAAGAGCCGTTTTTGTTTCTGTAATTCTGGCCTGGATAATATCTGTCCTGTCACCTAACTTCTCACCAATACTAAGAGTCTGGTTAGCATCAGAGGTTTGAGATCTCAGAAGAATGGGAGCAAACTGACTCTGGGGAGGCCTTGGCCATTTGACCAATAATACCGTTGGCGACAACAGCAGCACCCGAAAGGACACCCAATCCAGCAGCAATGTGTCCCCCTTTTACAATTGGTGTGTTTCCGCTGTCAGATCCGCTGCTGTCAGAGCCACTCTCGGAACCACTTTCGGAACCACTTTCAGAGCCACTTTCAGAGCCACTTTCAGAACCACTCTCAGAACCACTTTCAGAACCACTTTCAGAACCACTTTCAGAACCGCTCTCAGAACCACTCTCAGAACCACTCTCAGAACCACTCTCAGAACCACTCTCAGAACCACTCTCAGAACCGCTCTCAGATCCCAATCCACCTGACATCtctgctcctccaccttctgctgctccgtCTGCCGTTCCAGCCTCGACTCCTTCTGCCgctgcttctccttcaggGAAGAGGCCAAAAATAGCAGCAGCCCCTCCAAAGATGCCGATGAGTATACTCAATGACTCCGATGCTCTGTTCTGAATGGTTTCTCATTAGTATTCAAAAACTTTAGGCCAAGAGCCTACTCACATGTGAAGCTGGTGACGTGCTATCGCTAAAAGTATCCACCAACATGCCCGCATCGTTCGTAACATCCTCACATGTTGCAGTAATAGTTCCCGCGAGGTTTTCTATCCAGCGCTCGAAGTTCTGGACACCCCATAAAACGAACATATAGAATGAATTGTAGACTCCTGTGGTGCAGGGTGCGCCAGTCGGAAAACCGAAATTACAATCGCCCCTTTTTCAAAACTGATTAGCCTGACTCGAGATGAGTTAGGGGCATGATCCAGAAAACGCACAGCACGCATTGAGATTGATCATAATCGCCCGTGATTTGATTCATAATTCCTTGAGGAAAGTTCAAGTTTTTGGGGTCATTCGCAGCATCGAAGGCAGATGTTCCTTCCCAGATGGAATCAGCCCTATTTGTCGACTGGTATCAGCAAAGAGACGCAAGCCTTTTAGGGATAGATAGGCTGTTTACTTACATAGTATGCAGCCAATAATCCATACGCAGGCTTTTCCAATTAGCTTGGTTTTTATATTGGTTTCCTTTGCAGGTTTTTTTCCAGTCTGGGAAAGATGAATTTCGCTTCACGAAGTAGGCGTAATCGGTATCTGATTCATCGGAATGTTCTTGCGTTCTGCCAGCAATAAACTTGGCATCCACGGCAGAAAGAGCTATCGTGGGATTAGACAAGGCTATTATTTCCAAATACAGGGACACGGAAATTTACCCAGGAGGCTCACCGCCAAAAGAGTAGATCGCATAGTAGAATAGAATAGGACCACTGGCCCTGTTGAGAAGAGAGAATAGAATAATCAGACATGAAAAGTTGGCTTCCTAAACTAGCCAGAGCTCGGAAGTCTGCAGAtttgaaagaaaacaaaattGTGACTGAGATCGCGGGAGCGGAGCCTTGATATTATTTATAAATTTGCCTCTCAGATGCAATCAATCTCGGAGTAGCCTAACTTGAACTCTCCACCAACGGTCTGGACCAGGGGGTGTTCCTTCCCCTGAGTCAGTTGCGGGGGCTATTGATCACCTCACCTGGAACTGGAGACATTACTGCGTGACACTACATCCCAATTATCAATATGGAGCCTCATCCCCCAATCAGCTAGCAATCTGCCCATACTCATGGCCCCTAATAGCAAAGAATGACGCTAAAAATATGGGGCTCAGAGGTTGCTATAATGATCTGTTTCGTGTGTATGCACTACTGCTAGGTCCTATGCAACATTCCTCGTGTATATATGAGCAGACCCATACCAAAACAAGTAAAATGGGGTTCCAACACATCGAGGGTGGGAGGTGGGTGGGGGTTCAAGTAGGAGTTGCAGTTGGATATGTACAGGAGATCGCCCCCAAAGTGACAGG from Penicillium psychrofluorescens genome assembly, chromosome: 5 carries:
- a CDS encoding uncharacterized protein (ID:PFLUO_007707-T1.cds;~source:funannotate), with product MFVLWGVQNFERWIENLAGTITATCEDVTNDAGMLVDTFSDSTSPASHNRASESLSILIGIFGGAAAIFGLFPEGEAAAEGVEAGTADGAAEGGGAEMSGGLGSESGSESGSESGSESGSESGSESGSESGSESGSESGSESGSESGSESGSESGSESGSESGSESGSDSSGSDSGNTPIVKGGHIAAGLGVLSGAAVVANGIIGQMAKASPDIGEKLGDRTDIIQARITETKTALVKEIRDFGKVILEQPVDETQVGYSYSDHVNSGPYVLKGGHFANEFQPGLHVNFGQSLQGTLLSGAIAWIWREEQVYIVKNSYPIDGTANNDANLDADLSNRTCDNNGTCYTYLKNTGMGNYAAQAFQSVPGFDKLSQFGIDPLQYAQAAVAAQSAGGYFANFTIPQALPFFKNYKPPRNMFNNLLVCSLDFFHDSWKNDYGGSDPSREGWDYNVSVPYLIIFLDDGQLTRCVGIFPILCLHVLPQIDGQWQALAFTRPYDLF